Proteins encoded together in one uncultured Desulfosarcina sp. window:
- a CDS encoding response regulator — translation MVERREGKAGRRVLLVDDEARFVLQLGKLLEARDFEVASATDGRQALTLMETRRFDAVLLDLRMPGLGGMATLARIQQQKQPPAVIILTGHATLESGIEAIRQGAFDYLIKPCGIEELEAKLNQACEAGQIRRNPVLWPRSVAGELVLEAFRRIADTDPLLEAVSIFNHRLPRMGGETLYIVDGNGRLTGHLSKADILAKVAGAKGGGITWAQLSSNPQWLPALTVGDVMNPDTVAVKPETALDRVAATMIERGFHTLPVIDENRQVLGVIQLKDVLVYLEGPPSRMDQNRKDEVI, via the coding sequence ATGGTTGAAAGACGCGAAGGCAAAGCAGGGCGGCGGGTGCTTCTGGTGGACGATGAAGCGCGTTTTGTGCTCCAGCTGGGAAAACTGCTGGAAGCACGGGATTTCGAAGTGGCCTCCGCCACGGACGGACGGCAGGCCCTGACCCTGATGGAAACCCGGCGGTTCGATGCGGTGCTGCTGGATCTTCGCATGCCGGGGCTGGGCGGCATGGCCACCCTGGCCCGGATTCAACAGCAAAAACAGCCCCCGGCCGTGATTATCCTCACCGGACACGCCACATTGGAGTCGGGTATCGAGGCCATTCGCCAGGGCGCTTTCGACTACCTGATCAAACCTTGCGGCATCGAAGAACTCGAAGCCAAACTGAACCAGGCCTGTGAAGCGGGACAGATCCGGCGCAACCCGGTACTCTGGCCCCGCAGCGTCGCCGGAGAACTGGTCCTGGAAGCGTTTCGGCGCATCGCGGATACGGACCCGCTGCTGGAAGCCGTTTCGATTTTCAACCACCGCCTGCCCCGGATGGGGGGCGAAACCCTGTATATCGTCGATGGCAATGGACGCCTGACCGGTCATTTGAGCAAAGCGGACATCCTGGCCAAAGTTGCCGGAGCAAAGGGCGGTGGGATTACCTGGGCGCAATTGTCGTCCAACCCGCAATGGCTGCCGGCATTGACGGTCGGCGATGTGATGAATCCGGATACCGTTGCCGTCAAACCCGAAACGGCCCTCGACCGGGTGGCGGCGACCATGATCGAACGCGGATTTCACACCCTGCCGGTTATCGACGAAAACCGACAGGTGCTCGGCGTCATTCAGCTCAAGGATGTTTTGGTCTATCTGGAAGGCCCTCCAAGCCGGATGGATCAAAATCGGAAGGACGAGGTCATATGA
- a CDS encoding sulfite exporter TauE/SafE family protein yields the protein MSNTSNEKLAGWEVARDLEGKKKTILERLIPEWNHVKAAGSGVAVFAVLFFVGIWLAGNPFEATVRMPSKYVVEHGLMGNDWTIVWSVVLIAAFFEFMDASAGMGFGTALTPLLLMVGFDPKQIVPVVMIQQGAAGLVGAFLHREFENVEWKFSPMSETVKLWLIIAGTGVLFNVVAIVGVYKIFNIAKVWIKLYVAVLLLLMGAVSLFQSRKERPYRPKKMVLWAALAGFNKGVGGGGYGPVVTIGGLLAGVPVKSMLAVTAISEGTVSTLAVVTWIFMLGSGVTIDYVLLPSFMIATMFSAVAAPYMTRVFPEKLWKIVVPAYCLCLTAYAFYKVIPDVMRKLAGG from the coding sequence ATGAGCAATACAAGCAATGAAAAATTAGCCGGATGGGAGGTCGCAAGAGACCTCGAAGGCAAGAAAAAAACCATTTTAGAGCGTCTGATTCCCGAGTGGAACCACGTCAAGGCTGCTGGTAGCGGGGTCGCCGTCTTTGCCGTGCTTTTCTTCGTGGGCATCTGGCTGGCGGGCAACCCCTTCGAGGCCACGGTCCGCATGCCGTCCAAGTATGTCGTGGAACATGGACTGATGGGCAACGATTGGACCATCGTCTGGTCGGTCGTGTTGATTGCGGCCTTCTTCGAGTTCATGGATGCCTCGGCGGGCATGGGCTTCGGCACGGCCCTGACCCCGCTGCTGCTCATGGTGGGCTTCGACCCCAAACAGATCGTACCCGTGGTCATGATCCAGCAGGGCGCGGCCGGTTTGGTGGGGGCATTCCTGCACCGGGAATTCGAGAACGTGGAATGGAAGTTCTCGCCCATGAGTGAAACGGTCAAGCTCTGGCTTATCATTGCCGGCACAGGCGTACTCTTCAATGTCGTTGCCATCGTCGGCGTCTATAAGATCTTCAACATCGCCAAAGTGTGGATCAAACTTTACGTGGCCGTACTGCTGCTGCTCATGGGCGCGGTCTCCCTTTTCCAGTCGAGAAAGGAGCGGCCCTACAGGCCTAAAAAGATGGTGCTTTGGGCGGCCCTGGCCGGATTCAACAAGGGTGTCGGCGGCGGCGGCTACGGACCGGTGGTCACCATCGGCGGTCTGCTGGCCGGTGTGCCGGTCAAGAGCATGCTCGCGGTGACGGCCATCAGCGAAGGTACGGTAAGCACCCTGGCGGTCGTTACCTGGATCTTCATGCTGGGCAGCGGCGTGACCATCGATTATGTTCTGCTGCCCAGCTTCATGATCGCCACCATGTTCTCGGCCGTAGCGGCTCCCTATATGACCCGCGTGTTCCCTGAAAAACTGTGGAAGATCGTGGTGCCGGCTTACTGCCTGTGTCTGACGGCCTACGCCTTCTATAAGGTGATTCCGGATGTAATGAGGAAGTTGGCAGGCGGTTGA
- a CDS encoding histone deacetylase encodes MIRREQLKMAIDAIYAVDRETGYGLRTLFDDARIAVPAIETATVRSESGWAVHYYFDGQRVDIPATAMVADGIATLEQSLVFKWGELREKQICGERWTAGDLGKLAGAIRQAGAAAVVAYEMRRLGNRPADLDAPLPIPACDDRGPHFCGSLANGQPAYFMPLPLNRQMLLQIAGQRFEFFNVRYILRCWSDRSLPWIYACISRHQVLGLVKLRLHGQAAAARLEIKYIARCRPQYDDTETPARGIGTFLLAGCWMLWHTFYPQVCHIFLDGEVGARRFYLSCGFREQRLCRYVLKSPQGYLPAAIADLADDRRPPARHQQERVQALIETTVKGLYGLGKNRQRHLKLAFIQRCLMSRRQPYPATTALALLLKHQARIPEAAALIDLATRTGKVRIAGESADAKTTILVVDDARFALHLENIFHLESPKRFEAFRRALSHPSVLGRWHSTPIAPATHEQLLWVHTPAYLDRLEKTAGKQLVTLDLDTQTTAHSWEVACLAVGGVFRMLDGICDGRARRGVAAVRPPGHHAEPDRAMGFCLLNNVALAARYLQNSHHMARIMIVDLDAHHGNGTQTAFYEDDSVLFVSTHRFPAYPGTGSIGEIGSGPGRGFTVNIPLGKGAGDRDFTIVVHRLIAPLARGFRPDFMLVSLGFDLYLNDRLGGMQVTPKGYGAITAMLIQAAEQVCHGRIAFVLEGGYSVKGIEECGLCFLQQLCRLDHEDAPGPDSKSRNDRKTSPVVSKVIEVQRPFWPSLA; translated from the coding sequence ATGATCCGGCGCGAACAATTGAAAATGGCCATCGACGCCATTTATGCCGTCGACCGCGAAACCGGCTACGGCCTGAGGACGCTGTTCGACGACGCCCGCATCGCCGTCCCCGCCATAGAGACCGCCACGGTCCGGTCGGAGAGCGGTTGGGCGGTTCACTATTACTTCGATGGGCAGCGGGTGGACATCCCCGCAACCGCCATGGTGGCCGATGGCATTGCCACCCTCGAGCAATCGCTGGTCTTCAAATGGGGCGAGCTTCGGGAAAAACAGATCTGCGGGGAGCGCTGGACAGCGGGAGATCTCGGGAAGCTGGCCGGCGCCATCCGGCAGGCCGGTGCCGCTGCGGTGGTGGCTTACGAAATGCGCCGCTTGGGCAACCGCCCTGCCGACCTGGATGCACCGCTGCCGATCCCCGCTTGCGACGACCGCGGCCCCCACTTCTGCGGATCCCTGGCCAACGGCCAACCGGCCTATTTCATGCCGCTGCCGCTCAACCGGCAAATGCTGCTGCAGATCGCCGGACAACGCTTCGAGTTTTTCAACGTCCGCTATATCCTGCGCTGCTGGTCGGATCGAAGCCTGCCGTGGATCTACGCGTGCATTTCCCGGCATCAGGTCCTGGGGCTGGTCAAGCTTCGCCTGCACGGGCAAGCGGCCGCTGCCCGCCTCGAAATCAAATATATCGCCCGCTGCCGCCCGCAATACGACGACACCGAAACGCCCGCCCGCGGAATCGGGACCTTCCTGCTGGCCGGCTGCTGGATGCTGTGGCACACATTTTATCCGCAGGTCTGCCATATCTTTTTGGACGGAGAGGTGGGGGCGCGGCGGTTTTATCTGAGCTGCGGTTTCCGGGAACAGCGGCTGTGCCGCTATGTGCTCAAATCGCCCCAGGGGTATCTGCCGGCCGCCATTGCGGATCTGGCGGATGACCGCCGGCCGCCAGCCCGCCATCAGCAGGAACGGGTCCAGGCCCTCATCGAAACGACGGTTAAAGGGCTTTACGGCCTGGGCAAAAACCGGCAGCGCCATTTAAAGCTGGCGTTTATCCAACGCTGCCTGATGTCCCGCCGGCAACCCTATCCGGCAACCACGGCCCTGGCCCTGCTGCTGAAACATCAGGCCCGCATTCCGGAAGCGGCAGCCCTCATCGACCTGGCCACGCGCACGGGCAAAGTGCGCATCGCCGGAGAATCCGCCGACGCCAAAACCACGATCCTTGTCGTGGACGATGCCCGTTTTGCCCTGCACCTGGAAAACATCTTTCACCTGGAAAGCCCCAAGCGGTTCGAGGCTTTCCGGCGGGCCCTGTCCCACCCCAGCGTTCTGGGCCGCTGGCATTCTACGCCCATCGCTCCGGCAACCCATGAACAGCTGCTGTGGGTTCATACCCCCGCCTACCTGGACCGGCTGGAAAAAACCGCCGGCAAACAGCTCGTCACCCTGGATCTGGACACCCAGACCACCGCACACTCCTGGGAAGTGGCCTGCCTGGCCGTGGGTGGGGTGTTTCGCATGCTGGACGGCATCTGCGACGGACGGGCCCGGCGCGGGGTGGCTGCCGTCCGGCCCCCCGGCCATCATGCCGAACCGGATCGGGCCATGGGCTTCTGCCTGCTCAACAATGTGGCCCTGGCCGCACGCTACCTTCAAAACAGTCACCACATGGCCCGCATTATGATCGTCGATCTGGATGCCCACCATGGCAACGGAACCCAGACCGCTTTCTACGAAGACGATTCGGTGCTGTTTGTATCCACCCACCGATTTCCGGCCTATCCGGGGACAGGGAGCATCGGTGAGATCGGCAGCGGTCCGGGCAGAGGATTCACCGTAAATATCCCCTTGGGAAAAGGCGCCGGCGACCGCGACTTTACCATAGTGGTTCATCGCCTCATCGCACCCCTGGCCCGGGGATTCAGGCCGGATTTCATGCTGGTTTCATTGGGATTCGATCTTTATCTCAACGACCGCCTGGGAGGCATGCAGGTCACGCCGAAGGGCTACGGAGCAATCACCGCCATGCTGATCCAGGCGGCCGAACAGGTGTGCCACGGACGCATCGCCTTCGTTCTGGAAGGCGGCTACAGCGTTAAAGGCATCGAGGAATGCGGCCTTTGTTTTCTCCAGCAGCTGTGCCGCCTGGACCATGAGGACGCCCCGGGCCCGGATTCGAAAAGCCGCAACGATAGAAAGACTTCCCCGGTCGTTTCCAAGGTGATCGAGGTTCAACGTCCCTTCTGGCCCTCTTTGGCATGA
- a CDS encoding sigma-54 dependent transcriptional regulator — protein MKGCVLVVDDERDMLLLLERIITEDTEHRVETTSDPHDALGRIETGGVDLVITDLKMPKMDGINLLEKIKALDPTVAVVVMTAFGTIETAVEATRKGACDYITKPFRRERILVTIENVMSFQSVTRENRVLRAALEEKDGFASLLGGTPIMRKIFERIKQVAPTQGTVLITGPSGTGKELVAKALHASSNRRDKTLVTLNCTVIPENVLESELFGHVKGAFTGAWKDKRGMIEDAHGGTLFLDEIGDLSPVLQTKLLRLIQEGEYRPVGGNGIRRADIRFIAATNRMLNEEIARGRFREDLYYRLNVIHFDMPPLADRRGDIPLLSQHFLKKYATLNGKTITRICPMAMQRLMTRDYPGNVRELENIIERGVIFCRTDTLVTEDLFLEEPHSETPGAFPPTMGDLPFREAKDRMIDLFHRHYIDQLLRNNAGNVSRAAQQAGIQRQYLHRLMKESGITTEEYRHPEAGE, from the coding sequence GTGAAAGGCTGCGTATTGGTGGTGGATGACGAGCGGGACATGCTGTTGCTGCTCGAACGCATCATTACCGAAGATACCGAGCACCGGGTGGAGACCACGTCGGATCCGCACGATGCGCTCGGCCGGATCGAAACCGGTGGCGTCGATCTGGTGATTACGGACCTGAAAATGCCGAAAATGGACGGAATCAATCTGCTGGAAAAAATAAAAGCGTTGGACCCGACCGTTGCGGTTGTGGTGATGACCGCTTTCGGCACCATCGAAACGGCGGTGGAAGCGACCCGCAAGGGCGCCTGCGATTACATCACCAAGCCTTTCCGCCGGGAACGGATTCTGGTCACGATCGAAAACGTCATGAGTTTTCAGTCCGTCACGCGGGAGAACCGGGTGCTGCGGGCCGCCCTCGAGGAAAAAGACGGATTCGCTTCGCTGCTGGGCGGCACGCCGATCATGCGCAAGATCTTCGAACGGATCAAGCAAGTCGCCCCGACCCAGGGCACCGTCCTGATTACCGGCCCCAGCGGCACGGGAAAGGAACTGGTGGCCAAGGCCCTGCATGCTTCCAGCAATCGCAGGGACAAGACCCTGGTCACCCTGAACTGCACGGTGATTCCCGAAAATGTGCTGGAAAGCGAGCTGTTCGGCCATGTCAAGGGCGCGTTTACCGGTGCCTGGAAAGACAAGCGGGGCATGATCGAAGACGCCCATGGCGGCACCCTTTTTCTGGATGAAATCGGGGATTTGAGCCCCGTCCTGCAGACCAAGCTGCTGCGCCTGATTCAGGAGGGCGAGTACCGGCCGGTGGGGGGCAACGGGATCCGTCGGGCGGACATCCGGTTCATCGCGGCCACCAACCGCATGCTCAATGAAGAGATCGCCCGCGGGCGGTTCCGGGAAGACCTTTACTACCGCCTCAACGTCATCCATTTCGACATGCCCCCGCTGGCGGACAGACGCGGTGACATCCCCCTGTTGAGCCAGCACTTTTTGAAAAAGTATGCGACCCTGAACGGCAAGACGATTACCCGGATCTGTCCCATGGCCATGCAACGCCTCATGACCCGGGACTATCCGGGCAATGTCCGGGAACTGGAAAACATCATCGAGCGGGGGGTCATCTTCTGTCGCACCGACACCCTGGTGACCGAGGATCTCTTTCTGGAAGAGCCGCATTCGGAGACGCCGGGCGCCTTCCCGCCGACCATGGGCGATCTGCCCTTCAGGGAGGCCAAGGATCGGATGATCGATCTCTTCCACCGGCATTACATCGACCAGCTTTTGCGCAACAACGCGGGCAATGTCAGCCGGGCGGCTCAGCAGGCGGGCATCCAGCGTCAATACCTGCATCGCCTCATGAAAGAATCGGGCATCACGACCGAGGAGTATCGTCATCCGGAGGCCGGGGAATGA
- a CDS encoding ATP-binding protein, producing MKQDYPHFRRLWNRVVIALMGAAFIPLIVIGGIFSFYSVSIFKDRTVEMLVHDTDTRRRQLDSLFSDRVATLKLVAQMPADILTVQEQFDAYARTVIEKYPWINDLEVFDIQGNQLVHQGHLARETRNYADRTWFQRAGATGVWISDLELGYRQVPHVSIAVRREKGPPFLIVRASLNGGDLQRQLQPSWKAFTATDVFLIDQKGDYQARLQPDRPLMVASGLGQQQQFDGVTIQTKQEHLQLTTWLSSVPWVLGASYKPKEVFAPALEMRYFAIWSLVLGGVVICSLVLLTADSLVKRLETKRQRIHHLNAQMQRSSYMASTMELGIGFLEEITDRLASITVAAEWLESHLSGENASPVAEDLKQIRESAVTGRKRLKQFLENLRPRQPVITDVQPVDLIQTVVTWLKKELALRCIRVVWDIDEDVPAIRTEPGKLRHAFQNILLNALTAVDRHGEIHIDIKDEGPQVAVTITDSGCGIGSEDRERIFEPLFTTKTDGTGLGLPVARDIFQALGGSLILLRSSSEGTAFRMVLPKQFHGFADADRKVRTAKDS from the coding sequence ATGAAACAGGATTATCCCCATTTCCGGCGGCTGTGGAACCGGGTGGTGATTGCGCTCATGGGCGCGGCATTTATCCCCCTGATTGTGATTGGCGGCATTTTTTCCTTTTATTCGGTATCGATTTTCAAAGACAGAACCGTAGAGATGCTCGTCCACGACACGGATACCCGTCGGAGACAGCTGGACAGCCTGTTCAGCGACCGGGTGGCAACCCTCAAGCTGGTGGCCCAAATGCCAGCGGATATCCTCACGGTACAGGAGCAGTTCGACGCCTATGCCCGAACTGTGATCGAAAAATACCCCTGGATTAACGATTTGGAAGTATTCGACATTCAGGGCAACCAGCTCGTCCACCAGGGGCACCTGGCCCGGGAAACCCGCAACTACGCCGACCGCACCTGGTTTCAACGGGCCGGCGCCACGGGCGTCTGGATCAGCGACCTGGAACTGGGCTATCGACAGGTGCCGCACGTCAGCATTGCCGTACGCCGTGAAAAAGGTCCGCCGTTTCTGATCGTCCGCGCCAGCCTGAACGGCGGCGACCTTCAGCGGCAATTGCAGCCCAGTTGGAAAGCCTTCACGGCAACGGACGTCTTTCTGATCGACCAAAAAGGCGATTATCAGGCCCGCCTGCAGCCGGACCGCCCCCTGATGGTCGCTTCGGGCCTGGGGCAGCAGCAACAGTTCGACGGCGTTACCATTCAGACAAAGCAGGAGCATCTCCAGCTGACCACCTGGCTTTCTTCGGTCCCCTGGGTGCTGGGCGCTTCCTATAAACCGAAAGAGGTGTTCGCCCCGGCGCTGGAGATGCGCTATTTCGCCATCTGGAGCCTGGTTCTCGGGGGGGTCGTGATTTGCTCCCTGGTCCTGCTCACCGCCGACAGCCTGGTCAAGCGCCTGGAAACCAAACGGCAGCGCATCCATCATTTGAATGCCCAGATGCAGCGCAGCAGCTACATGGCGTCGACCATGGAGCTGGGAATCGGTTTTCTGGAAGAGATCACCGACCGTCTGGCCAGCATCACGGTGGCCGCCGAGTGGTTGGAAAGCCATTTGTCCGGCGAGAACGCCTCCCCGGTTGCCGAAGATCTCAAGCAAATCCGCGAATCGGCCGTTACCGGGCGCAAACGCCTCAAGCAGTTTCTCGAGAATCTGCGCCCCCGGCAGCCCGTGATTACGGATGTACAACCGGTCGATCTGATCCAGACCGTGGTTACCTGGCTGAAAAAGGAACTGGCCCTGCGCTGTATCCGGGTGGTATGGGATATTGACGAGGATGTTCCCGCAATACGGACCGAACCTGGCAAACTGCGGCACGCCTTTCAGAACATTCTTCTCAATGCCCTGACCGCAGTGGACCGGCACGGGGAAATTCATATCGACATCAAGGACGAGGGGCCCCAGGTGGCGGTCACCATCACCGACAGCGGCTGCGGGATCGGATCCGAAGATCGGGAGCGGATTTTCGAACCCCTGTTCACGACCAAAACCGACGGCACCGGCCTCGGACTGCCGGTGGCCCGGGATATTTTCCAGGCCCTGGGGGGGTCGCTGATCCTGTTGCGGTCATCATCCGAAGGAACGGCGTTCAGAATGGTGCTGCCCAAACAGTTCCACGGATTTGCGGATGCCGACCGGAAAGTACGGACTGCCAAGGATTCATGA
- a CDS encoding ATP-binding protein, whose protein sequence is MENDSLIKRQKIRIRAIAVVAALILIAAAGVHFLFGRRMIALVSDQFNQEQLTVARSIQKLVETSLNTLEKDLLNLTGSAAAAQFDPVDLLARLRPELEKFSRPGVEEIRLWDRETRTMAVFSHGNLLVDSAQAFPDADALPLPESGEVRITYPRASGSRVYLYLITPFGSAGSRYLMFRLNLAWFLSPLLTGVRSGISGYAWVIDGSGCFLYHPYTDYIGHNAFDIRRETYPDLSFFQIDRIQEQEMLQGREGTGTYESAWHRGLAGKMSKLIAYCPIHISQEPKQFWSVAVVAPIHEIASAVGQVHRWQLVLQGVTILVVGAAAAALLLFEIRFSGRLEKVVDVRTRALKRSEERYRLLIESAEDFIFTLNEDVCLKSVNSYTANFFGSDAERLIDRPLADLLDEDVAQKNIKAITQVFATGRSVREEIEIRTVDPPVWLNANYMPLKNESGEIHLVLCIARDVTENKTLQRRLVTTEKLAALGTLAAGVAHEINNPLGVILGFCDLLVRKQEPGSQVYEDLKIIERQGLHCKQIVDNLLSFARDRKVSEKSADLNQCLEEILAVARHSIERRAVTVKTDIARRLPMVNGDCRQLQQVFLNLMNNAVDAMPEGGVLSISAALDKGSRQVVVKVADNGCGIREESMDRIYEPFYTTKPEGEGTGLGLFVIYGIVNGFGGSIHCESRVAEKPGDKSGTTFIVKLPQHPKEAS, encoded by the coding sequence ATGGAAAATGATTCGTTGATTAAACGGCAGAAAATACGCATCCGGGCCATTGCCGTCGTTGCCGCCCTGATCCTCATAGCGGCCGCCGGCGTTCATTTTTTGTTCGGTCGGCGGATGATCGCGCTGGTAAGCGACCAGTTCAATCAGGAGCAGCTCACCGTTGCCCGGAGCATCCAGAAGTTGGTGGAAACGTCCCTCAACACCCTGGAAAAGGACCTGCTGAATCTTACCGGCAGCGCGGCCGCAGCCCAATTCGATCCGGTGGACCTGCTGGCGCGCCTGCGGCCCGAACTGGAAAAATTCTCCCGGCCCGGCGTCGAGGAAATCCGGCTGTGGGACCGCGAGACCCGAACCATGGCCGTCTTTTCCCATGGGAACCTGCTGGTGGATTCCGCACAAGCGTTTCCAGATGCCGATGCCCTGCCGCTTCCGGAATCCGGAGAGGTCCGGATTACGTATCCCCGGGCCTCCGGGTCGCGGGTTTACCTGTATCTGATCACCCCCTTCGGCTCCGCCGGCAGCCGATATCTGATGTTTCGACTGAACCTGGCCTGGTTTCTTTCGCCTCTGCTTACGGGAGTTCGATCCGGTATCAGCGGATATGCCTGGGTCATCGATGGAAGCGGATGTTTTCTCTACCATCCCTATACGGACTATATCGGTCACAACGCCTTCGATATCCGCCGGGAGACCTATCCGGACCTGAGCTTCTTTCAAATCGATCGGATTCAGGAACAGGAGATGCTCCAGGGAAGGGAGGGGACCGGGACCTATGAATCGGCCTGGCATCGGGGGCTGGCCGGAAAGATGTCCAAGCTGATCGCCTATTGCCCCATCCATATCTCCCAGGAACCGAAGCAGTTCTGGAGCGTCGCCGTGGTCGCACCGATTCACGAGATCGCCAGTGCCGTGGGCCAGGTCCATCGCTGGCAGTTGGTTCTCCAGGGAGTCACGATTCTGGTGGTCGGGGCCGCGGCTGCAGCCCTGTTGTTGTTCGAGATCCGCTTTTCCGGGCGGCTGGAGAAGGTGGTGGACGTGCGCACCCGGGCGCTGAAGCGCTCCGAGGAACGCTATCGGCTGCTGATCGAGAGCGCGGAGGATTTCATTTTCACCCTCAACGAAGACGTCTGTTTGAAATCGGTGAACAGCTACACCGCCAATTTTTTCGGCAGCGATGCGGAACGGCTGATCGACCGCCCCCTGGCCGACCTGCTGGATGAAGACGTGGCCCAAAAAAACATCAAGGCGATAACACAGGTGTTCGCCACCGGGCGCAGCGTCCGCGAGGAGATCGAAATCCGCACCGTGGATCCGCCGGTATGGCTCAACGCCAACTACATGCCCTTGAAGAACGAAAGCGGCGAGATTCATCTAGTTCTTTGCATCGCCCGGGACGTCACCGAAAACAAAACGCTCCAACGCCGCCTGGTAACGACGGAAAAGCTCGCGGCCCTGGGAACCCTGGCCGCCGGGGTGGCCCACGAAATCAACAACCCGCTGGGCGTCATCCTTGGCTTCTGCGACCTTCTGGTACGCAAGCAGGAGCCGGGCAGCCAGGTGTACGAGGACCTGAAAATCATCGAGCGTCAGGGGCTGCACTGCAAACAGATCGTGGACAACCTGCTCAGTTTTGCCAGGGATCGCAAGGTATCGGAGAAAAGCGCCGACCTGAATCAGTGCCTGGAGGAAATTCTCGCCGTGGCCCGCCACAGCATCGAGCGCCGGGCCGTCACCGTTAAAACCGATATCGCCAGGCGGCTGCCCATGGTCAACGGGGACTGCCGGCAGCTGCAGCAGGTCTTTCTCAACCTGATGAACAATGCCGTGGATGCCATGCCGGAAGGCGGTGTTCTATCCATTTCGGCCGCTCTGGACAAGGGCTCCCGGCAGGTGGTCGTGAAAGTGGCGGACAATGGCTGCGGCATCCGCGAGGAGAGCATGGACCGGATCTACGAGCCTTTTTACACGACCAAGCCCGAAGGCGAAGGCACGGGACTGGGACTGTTCGTTATCTACGGCATCGTCAACGGGTTCGGCGGATCCATTCACTGCGAAAGCCGGGTGGCTGAAAAGCCCGGCGATAAAAGTGGCACCACATTCATTGTGAAGCTGCCCCAACATCCAAAGGAGGCATCGTGA
- a CDS encoding TerC family protein: MDLGFLGEIHFNMQFFSALVSIVIIDLVLAGDNAVVIAMAVKKLTGRQRTLGIAAGAGGAVLVRVVCTFFVAKLLMISFIKLIGGAVILWIAVKLLVEGAEDENVREAGNIWQAVWIIVVADMSMGIDNMLAVGGASHGNFFLLIFGLALSIPFVVFMSSLLAKLMDRYPIILYIGSGILGKVGGEMMITDPVVHNWLHPTKAVEYAVMAFFTVGVIALGRWLLVRRKQSVEAMEPAMDMANVQPVSISGEQQG, from the coding sequence ATGGATCTTGGTTTTTTAGGTGAAATTCATTTCAATATGCAGTTTTTTTCGGCGTTGGTCAGCATCGTCATCATCGACCTCGTACTGGCCGGGGATAATGCCGTGGTCATTGCCATGGCCGTCAAGAAGCTCACCGGCCGCCAGCGTACCCTTGGAATCGCAGCCGGTGCCGGCGGAGCGGTTCTCGTCCGGGTGGTCTGCACGTTTTTCGTCGCCAAACTGCTCATGATTTCCTTCATCAAACTGATCGGCGGGGCCGTCATTTTGTGGATCGCCGTCAAGCTGCTGGTGGAGGGGGCCGAAGACGAGAACGTCCGGGAGGCGGGCAACATCTGGCAGGCCGTATGGATCATCGTTGTGGCGGACATGAGCATGGGAATCGACAACATGCTGGCCGTGGGCGGCGCCTCCCATGGCAACTTTTTTCTGCTCATCTTCGGTCTGGCGCTGAGCATCCCCTTCGTGGTCTTCATGAGTTCGCTGCTGGCCAAGCTGATGGACCGTTATCCGATCATCCTGTATATCGGCTCCGGTATCCTGGGCAAGGTCGGCGGCGAAATGATGATCACCGATCCGGTAGTCCACAACTGGCTGCATCCGACCAAGGCCGTGGAATATGCCGTAATGGCTTTCTTCACCGTCGGCGTCATCGCTTTGGGCCGCTGGCTGCTGGTTCGGCGGAAGCAATCCGTCGAGGCAATGGAGCCGGCAATGGACATGGCCAATGTCCAGCCCGTTTCCATCTCCGGAGAGCAGCAAGGATAG